In bacterium, one DNA window encodes the following:
- a CDS encoding HNH endonuclease: MLNAKVLLLNQNYEPLTVVTARKAIVLEFAEKVDVVERRDRWVHSQHLRYPVPSIVRLRRFIHIPHKRVELTRRNILRRDGYRCQYCNSTKGPFTIDHVVPKTRGGSDTWENLVCACVECNSRKGNRTPEQANLRMAKQPRRPSHLFFIQHFIGIQEEGWKPYLFMN, from the coding sequence ATGCTCAACGCCAAGGTCCTATTGCTCAATCAGAATTATGAGCCCTTGACCGTGGTAACCGCCCGTAAGGCGATCGTTCTCGAGTTCGCTGAGAAGGTGGATGTTGTGGAACGGCGGGATCGGTGGGTTCATTCCCAGCACCTGCGTTATCCGGTGCCCAGCATCGTACGCCTGCGCCGTTTCATCCACATACCGCATAAGCGGGTTGAGTTGACGCGACGCAACATTCTGCGCCGGGACGGATATCGCTGCCAGTACTGCAATTCAACCAAGGGGCCGTTCACCATCGACCATGTCGTGCCCAAAACACGGGGCGGGAGTGACACCTGGGAAAATCTGGTCTGTGCGTGTGTGGAGTGCAACAGCCGCAAGGGCAATCGAACGCCGGAACAAGCCAATCTGCGCATGGCCAAACAACCGCGCCGGCCCAGTCACCTCTTCTTCATCCAGCATTTCATCGGCATCCAGGAGGAGGGGTGGAAGCCGTATCTGTTTATGAATTAA